DNA from Caldisericaceae bacterium:
TAAAAAACTTCTCCATTTCCTTAAGCACTGCATCTAATATTTCAGGGTCAATTTCAAAAATTACAAAACCGCCTTTTTTAAGCATTACATATGATTTTTCAATGAGTTTAGGGTAGAATTTAAATCCGTTTTCACCGCCATCTAGTGCTATGTGTGGTTCATACGGCAGGTTTTTAAGATTTCCAGTTTTAACATAAGGTGGATTTGAAAGAATGAAATCAAAATGATCATTGAATTTTAATTCTTTAAAGTCAGCCTTGAAAATATTAAGTCTGTTAATAACGCCATGCTTTATTGCGTTCATCCTTGTTATTTCGATTGCTTTATCCAAAACATCGACAGCTACGGAAGAAATAGACTCTTTAAAATAGAGAATAGAAATTGCAATAACTCCTGAACCACTCCCTATATCAAGAAAAACACTATTATCTTTTGCTTGCTCTAAGGCAATTTCAACAAGGGTTTCTGTTTCTTGTCTTGGGATAAGCACTCCTTCGTCTATGTAAAAATTAAGACCCATAAACTCTCTGTTCTTTAAGATATAGGGAAGGGGGTATCTTTGTTTCCTTTTTTGGATAATTTCGCTTAAAAAACTTATTTGGGTTTTATCCAGAACCTCTTCCTCTTTTCTATACACATCTTCCTTTGAAGTATTTAAAACATAACTCATAATTAAAAGTGATTCAAGAGCATACGAATCAGAAACTTCTTTAAGACTATTTGAACAATAAAGAAGTGCCTCCGAAACTTTCATTACTCTTTACCAAAATACTCCTCTAACAATTGGTTCTTTTCGTTCTCCATAAGAGCGTTGATTAGCTCATTTAGATTCCCTTCCATAATCTCCTCAAGATTGTAAAGTGACAAGTTTATTCTGTGGTCAGTAACTCTTCCTTGCGGAAAGTTATAGGTTCTAATCCTCTCGTTTCTATTTCCACGGCCAATTTGGGCTCTTCTTGCACTTGTGATTTCTTCTTCCTTCTTTTGCTCGTATAGATCAAGTAACCTTGCTCTTAATATCCTCATTGCCTTGAGTTTATTCTGCAGTTGAGACCTTTCATCTTGACAAGTTACAATAATCCCTGTGGGTTTATGCAAAATTCTAATTGCTGTTGCTACCTTCTGCACATTCTGGCCACCGTGACCGCTTGCATGGTAAATATCAATTCTTAAATCATCTGGATTGATCTCAACTTCAACTTCGTCTCCTTCAGGTAGAACGGAAACTGTAGCAGTAGAAGTATGTATTCTTCCTGATGCTTCTGTTTCGGGAACTCGCTGCACCCTGTGCACACCACTCTCGTATTTTAGGTATTTGTAGACTTCTTTTCCTGAAATTGAAAATATCACCTCTTTAAGTCCACCAAGATCTGTCTCATGAGAATCTAATATTTCGGTTTTAAAACCCATTATATCAGCATAACCAAGATACATCTTGAAAAGGTCTTTAGCAAAGAGCGCAGCTTCTTCGCCTCCAACACCGGCTCGTATTTCCATAATTATATTTTTACCTTCATAAGGGTCTTTTGGAATTAAGAGTAGTTTAATTTTGTTTAAAATTTCTTTCTTTTCATATTGCAACTTTTCAATTTCCTCTTCGGTAAGTTCTCTAAGGCTTTCATCTTCAGCATTTAAAAGTTCTTGTAAGTCTTCAAGTTCTTTTTCAACTTTTTTATACTCAAGATATGTATTAACGATTGGTTCAAGTTCTTTATATTCAATTGAATATTTTTTAAAAAGATCTTGGTTTGCTATTACCGAAGAGTCGGAGAGTAGTTTTGAAAGTTCATCGTATCTTTCAATTGTCTTTTCTAACTTATCTATCATTCTTACCACCCTTTACATAGTGATGGAGTTTGCATCTTGCTTCATAAGTTTCACTAGCACCAATCATAACTACAGGGTCATTATATGAAGCAGGTTCACCATTAATTAGCCTTTGCGTCATTGTTGCATCTTCTCCACACACAGTGCAAATGGCATGAAGTTTAATCACTTCATCTGCAATTGCCATCATAAACGGCATTTGACCAAAAGGCTCTCCTCTAAAATCCATATCAAGCCCTGCAACTACAACCCTTATACCTTCCTTTGCAAGTTTTCTTAACACATCTATAATCTCATTATCAAAAAACTGTGCTTCATCAATGCCAACAACATCGGTATCTTTATCAATTTGATCTAATATTTCTTTAGATCTTGAAATAGGAATTGCTTCGATTTTGTCTCCAGCATGTGAAACAACTTCTACAATAGAATACCTTGTATCAATAGAGGGTTTAAACACTTTTACTTTTTGCTTTGCAATTTTTGCTCTTTTAAGCCTTCTAATAAGTTCCTCGCTTTTGCCCGAAAACATGCACCCGGTGATTACTTCTATTTTGCCAATTTTATTTTTCATCGACCACTATACTCCTTAAAAGTTCTTCATTTGATTTTGTTTGTTTTAACATTTCAAAGAGTCTTTCCAATGCTTCAGCTGGCTCAAGAGAACTAATAAATCTTCTGAGGGTAAGAATTTTTTGATATTCATCACCTTTATACAACAACTCTTCTCTACGTGTTCCTGATTTTTTAATATCGATTGCAGGGAAAATTCTTTCTTCTGCAAGTTCTCTATCAAGGACAATTTCCATATTTCCTGTGCCTTTGAACTCTTCATATATAACTTGGTCAAGTTTTGATCCTGTATCAATCAAAGCAGTTGCAAGAATTGTAAGGCTTCCTCCGTTCAATATGTTTCTTGCTGCTCCAAGGAATTTCTTTGGTCCTCTTATCGCCTGTGGGTCTAATCCTCCTGAAAGAGTCTTACCACTTGAAGTGCTCAACAGGTTGTATGCTCTCGTTAATCTTGTAATACCATCAAGTAGAATCATTACATCCTTACCAACTTCAACGAGTCTTTTAGCCTTCTCAAGAGCCAATTCAACAACTCTAATATGGTTTTCTGGTGGTTGATCAAAAGTAGAGCTTACAACTTCGGCTACGACGCTATTTTTCATATCTGTTACTTCCTCTGGTCGCTCATCTATGAGAAGAATCATCAAATAAATTTCAGGATGGTTTTTCACAACACTTTTTGCGATTTCCTTCATTAGTGTAGTCTTGCCAGCTTTTGGTGCTGAAACAATTAAACCTCTCTGTCCTTTTCCCAAAGGAGCAATCAAATCAACTACACGTAAGGCAAGGTTTCCGTTAGGTGTCTCAAGGACAATTCTCTCTGTTGGATAGTAAGGGGTTAAATTTTCAAAAAGAGGCCTTTTGAAAAACCCACTAACTTTTATGCCGTTAATCGTATCAATATTAACAAGTGCCGGATATCTTTCTCCTTCTTTTTGTGGTTTTTGAACTGGTCCAGAGACAACATCTCCAGTCCTTAAACCAAATTTTCTTATTAGAGGCGGTGCAACGTAAATATCAGTAAATGCTGGAAAATAGTTAGCTCTTAAGAAACCGTAGCCATCAGGATGTGCTTCAAAAAGTCCTTTAAAGTAGAGTTGATTACCAGTTTCTTTCTTTGGTTGTTCTGAAGTGCTTGTATCATAAATCGATTTTTCCAATGTCTCTTTTTCTACAACACGGTCTTCTTTCTCTTTTACTGTAGATTCGTTGTAATCGCTTCCCTTTTTAGAAATTAATTCAAAAATTGCTTGCACAAGTTCGTCTTTTTTATAGTGAGAGTAATTTTTAAGTTTCACAATCTGGGCAACTTTATATAGTTCCCTTGCAGTCATTGCTTTTAAGTCTTCAACAGTCAACCTATAAATTTCTTCCATTTTTTTATTCCTCCGAAAGTTTTAATTTAGCATCGAATTTATTCTTTAAATCGTTTATTAAGTTATCAAACTCTTTTTTGGTTGATTCTAATTTTGAGAAAGTAGATTTTACAAAATCTCTATCTTTGATTAATTTCAGGTTAATTAGAACAACAGAACGTGCTCCACTCATTGCGGTATCGAAAAGACTTATGGCTGTAAAAAAATCGGATGCAATCGAATCTATGCAAACATTACTTGTTTCGGCAATTAAGTTAGAGGATTCATACAATTTTTCTATAAGACTAAAAGGAACAGTTGTAGCCTCTTTTAAGGCTTCTTCAATTGCGTTTCTCCTTAGTTGTTTTTCTTCATCTGTTTGTTTTGGTAACTTATACGCAGCCATAACTCTATCAAAAGATTCTGCATCTAAGGTTGCATTTTCAAGAGAAAAGTTAATGTATTCATCAACAATATTTATAAGTTTATTTATTTTCCCATCGGAATTTTTCTTGTAGCTTACCGAAAGGACCATTTTCAAAAGTGCAAATCCCATAGCAGAAGTAATAGAAGATGCAGCTCCACCACCTGGAGTTGGATCCGAAGAAGATAATTTAGCTAAAAAATCTTTAAGGGTCAAATTCGAATACATAATTCACCTCTCTTATATTAAACGATAAAACAAGAATTTAAAACGAGTTTGAACATTACCAAATATATAATATACATTTTTATCTTTATGTCAAGTAATCAAAATCTTTTTTATAAATTTGTTTTAAAAACTTACCAAAGTTGCAAAACGAACTTTTCATAAAGAATCTAAAATGTGTATAATGCTTTTAGAGAAATGGAAGAATTATTTGAGAAGGTTAAAAAAACTATTCTAAACTTTAAACTTATTGAAAAAAGAGATAGAGTTCTTATTGCAGTCTCAGGTGGAATCGATTCTATGGTTCTTACTACAATACTTTACTCGCTAAAAGACGATTTTGATATCCAAATTGGCATAGGGACATTCAACCACCACATTAGAGATGAAAGTAATTTAGAAGTAGAAATGGTTTGTTCGTATGCAAAAACCCTTAAAATACCTTGCTATAAAGGTGAAGGAAACGTAATGCAATACAGGGAAGCCTATAAAAAAACACTTGAAGAGGCTGCAAGAGATTTGAGATTTCAGTTTCTAAAAGAAATAAAAGAAAAATACAATTACAATAAAATTGCGCTTGCGCATAATTTAAATGATTTTGTAGAAACATTCCTTATGCACTTATTTAAGGGGAGCGGCACAAAGGGACTCACAAGTCTTCTAAGAAACGAGAATGGAATAATACACCCTCTTGTTGAAGTTAAAAGAAGTGAAATTGAAGCATTTGCAAAGAAATATAATTTACCTTATTGTGTTGATTTAACAAATTTTGATCTTTCATATGAAAGGAATAGCATTAGATTCACACTTAGTCCATTAATTTCTTCGCTTTATCCAAATTTTGAAAACCATATACTAAATACTGCTGAGATTCTTCTTGAAGAAAATGATTTTCTTGAAAATATTGCTCAAATAGATCTGAATGCAATAAAAGTTAATAAAGATGAGTATTCTTTAAATTTGTTTAATCTCCTTCCCCTTGCTAATAAAAGAAGGATACTATTTAAATTGTTAGATCCATTCGGGAGTTTTGAAAAAATAGAAAGCCTTATTGATTTTCTTTCAAATGAAAAGTTGCGTAAGATAAATATTGCAAATAACCTTTTCCTCATAAAAAACGGTAAAACATTCTTCTTAACACAAAAAACTCCTTTTACAATAGATAAAATTTACACTCTTGAAATTCCCTCTACAATTTTTATTGAGGAGACAAATCTTAAAATAGAGGCACTCTTTGTAGAAAAAACTGAAATAGACTACTCAAAAAAAGATGTAGTATACTTTGACTTCGATCTTTTAAATTTTCCGCTTTTTCTTAGATTTAGACAAGAAGGAGACTTTGTTGAAATGGATTTTGGAACAAAGAAACTCCAAGATATTTTTGTTGATAAAAAAATAAAATCAAATTTAAGACACAAAACCCCACTTTTAATTGATAGTAAAGGAAGTATTCTTTGGGTTGTGGGGATAGTAAGAAGTAAACACGCAAAGGTAAGTGAAAGCACAAGAAAAGTCCTTGCTCTTAAAGCTATAGCATCAAGTTAAAATTTCTGCTATAATGTTTCTATGCACGAGGATATTGAAGAAATTTTAATAACCCAAGAACAAATCAAAAAAAGAGTAGAAGTGCTTGGAAAACAGATTTCAGAAGAATACAAGGATAAATTTCCTCTCCTTGTATGTATACTGAGAGGGGCCTTTGTTTTCTTAGCAGATTTAGTTAGAGAAATTAACATTCCCTTATCCGTTGACTTTATGGCTATCTCAAGCTATGGAGGAAAGACAGAATCAAGTGGACAGGTTAAAATTCTTAAAGATTTAGATACTCCAATTGAAGGTCGCCATGTGCTTATTATAGAAGATATTGTTGATACAGGTCTTACCATGGACTCTGTGATTCGGCTACTAAAAACAAGAAAACCAAAGAGTATTAAAATTTGCACACTGCTTGACAAAATAGAAAGAAGAATTATCAATGTAAAAGTAGATTATTATGGCTTTAGAATTCCAAATAGCTTCGTAGTTGGTTATGGCCTTGATTACGAAGAAAAATATAGAAATTTACCATACATAGGTATCTTAAAAGAAAAAGTTTACAAGGGAGGTTTAAACGATTAATGACACCGAATAAAAATTCTAAAAACTTTATAGTAAGAGAACTGATAGGTTGGATTATTTTAATAGGAGTTCTTTTTTTAAGTTCTAAGTTCCTTTTTAGCAACAGTGCAAATCAGGTTCAGACAATTCCATATTCGCAGTTTATTAATTATGTAGAGGAAAAACAAATAAATAATGTTGTTATCAAAGTCCAAGATAATTATGTAACTTTAGTGACTGGAGTCTTATCAGATGGACAAATGGTGCAGGCACAACCACTACCATTCCCTACAACACTTGAAGTTGAGCTTCGAAAAAATGGAATTAATTTTAAAGTAGAACAGAGTAGTTCCACTTTTTGGAATTTGGTTTTAAACATTGTCCCATGGATCATTATGATTTTTATCTGGTGGTTTTTGATGCAAAGGATGTTGGGTGGTGCATCAGGATCAAATCAAGCATTCAGTTTTGGCAAAAGTAAAGCAAAGTTATTCCTTGAGAATAGACCTCAAATTACATTTAAAGATGTAGCAGGTGCAGATGAGGTTAAAGAAGAGGTTAAAGAAATTATTGAATTTTTAAAAAACCCACTCAAGTTTTCGAAATTTGGAGCAAAAATTCCCAAAGGGGTTTTGCTTGTTGGTCCTCCAGGTTGTGGAAAAACACTTATTGCTAAGGCGATTGCTGGTGAAGCAGGAGTTCCATTCTTTTCTGTTTCAGGTTCTGAATTTGTTGAAATGTTTGTTGGTGTTGGAGCTTCCAGAGTAAGAGATCTATTTGATCAAGCAAGAAAATTTGCTCCATGTATAGTTTTTATTGATGAAATTGATGCGGTTGGAAGATACAGAGGTGCGGGTATCGGTGGCGGACATGATGAAAGAGAGCAAACATTAAACCAACTTCTTGTTGAGATGGATGGTTTTGATCCTCATACAGGAATTATAATTGTAGCAGCTACGAACAGACCTGATATTCTTGACCCTGCACTCTTAAGGCCAGGAAGATTCGATAGAAGAATCGTTGTTGGTTTACCTGATACAAAGGAAAGAGAAGAAATCCTTAAACTACATGCAAAAGGAAAACCTCTTTCAAATGATGTTAATTTAACTGCAATTGCTCAGCAATCAGCAGGTTTTACCGGTGCAGATCTTGAAAACCTTTTGAATGAAGCTGCACTTTTAGCCGTAAGAAAAGGTTCTGAAAAAATTACACAAAAGGAAATCGAAGAGGCAATTGATAAAATTATCGCTGGTCCAGAAAAGAAATCCTTGGTATTATCAGATGAAGAAAAAGAAATTGTTTGCTATCATGAAACTGGGCACGCGATTGTCACTACTGCACTACCCTCAGGAGACGTAGTTCACAGGATTTCTGTAGTTTCAAGAGGGCTTGCTTTAGGGTACAATGTTCAATTACCAGAAAAAGATAAATATTTACAGAAAAAGAGTGAACTAATAAATAAAATAGCTGCACTATTAGGTGGTAGAGCAGCGGAGGAAATTTTCATTGGAGAAGTTTCAACTGGGGCTGCAAACGACCTTGAGAGAGCAACAGATATTGCAAGAAAAATGGTTAGAGCATTTGGAATGTCAGAGAAGCTTGGTCCTATAACCTTTGGAAAGCAGCAGGAATTGATTTTCCTTGGGAAAGAACTTGGGGAAGAAAGAAACTACAGTGAAAAAACGGCAGACCTAATAGATGCTGAAGTAAAACATTTTGTTGAATACGCATATGATAAAGCAAAAAAGTTTATTGAAATCAATAGAAATCTTGTTGAAGAAATAGTTTCTGCTTTAAAGATAAAAGAAACTCTCCAAGGGGATGAACTCAAAAACTACCTCTCAAGAGTTAAAAGAGAAGAACAGATTAATACTGAGAGCATTTAAAAAACTCTCTAAAAGCTTCGGTAAACAAAATTGGTGGCCAGCTGATACTCCTTTTGAGGTAATTGTTGGGGCAATACTTACTCAGCAAACTTCTTGGAAAAACGTTGAAAAGGCAATTGAAAAACTGAAAAAAGAGAATTTACTTGAGGCAAATAAACTTTTTAAAGTTGATGCAGAAAATTTAAAGACCTTTATAAAAGAAGTCGGTTTTTATAATGTAAAAGCACTAAGATTAAAGGCTTTTCTTAACTACTTCAATGAATTTTACGACTTGGATTTAGAAAAAATGAAAAAAAGAGATCTTATAGATTTAAGAAACGAACTTCTAAAAGTTAATGGTATCGGAAGAGAAACTGCAGATTCTATTCTTCTCTATGCACTCGATAAACCTATATTCGTTGTAGATGCCTATACAAAAAGATTTTCGTATAGATTTGGTATAATTGAAAATACTAATTTAGCATACGATAAAATAAGGGAAATATTTGAAAACGCTTTAAAAGAAAATTCTTTGGAAAGCACTTTGGAAAATAACAAAGAGATGCATGCTTTAATTGTAGAGCTATCAAAGAGGTATTGTAAAAAAGTATCAAATTGTAGTGCTTGTGTTTTGAATAAAGAATGTCCAAAGAAAGGAAGTGTATATGAGTTTAGTTAAAGTAGTAGAAGTAAATAGTTATAAAAAAGAGATTATTGAGAACGGTTTATTAGAATTGTTGAACTTTACCGACTTAAAAACGTTAAAAATTAATACAGTCAGTGTAGTCTTTGATTTCCCTCCACCGGATGCATCAGTCTTATTAGCTCTAAATAACATTCTTAAAGATAACGGAGTAAATAAAGTCATTTTTGGAGCATCAAATTTTAATAGCGATGCTTTTCAAGAAATTTATAAGAAACTTTTGGATCATGGAATAGAACTCCATAATTTTAGAGATGAGCCTTATATTGAGTTTGAAATTGGAAATATAACTAAACAGAACGATCACATAAGAGGATACCCTCTACTTTACCCTGAAAAGGCAAAGGAAGAAAAAGTTTTAAGCAGAGTTAATCTAGGTAAACCTCGAACTTTTAAAAAAGTTCTTTTGCCTTACAATATTGCAGAGTCAGATTACGTAATCCCAGTTATTAAATTAAAGGATTCTCCTATTTCAAAAATCGGTGGTTTTGTTAACGCCCTTCTCTACTTTATACCAACAAACCTTAGAAGCAATGTTTTTATTAAGGCTCTTTCTGGACAGTTTGAAGATTCACTATTAGATATTTTTAGCGCATTTAAAAGTAAGGTGTTATTTGGTATTGTAGATGGTATTCAAGGCGAACTTACAGGAAGTGAGCTTGACAAATTTAATGTATTAATGGCCTCTTCTGATTTACTTTCTTTAGATGCAGTTATTTCTGTTATTATTGGATTCCGTTCTTCAGAAATTACTACAAATAAACTTGGTTCATTATACGATCTCGGGGACGGGCTTCTAAAAGATATTGTTATTGATGGAGTTGATTTTGAAAAGATAAGAAAAGAACTTGTAAACAGATTAAAATTTTCAAATGCATTTAAGAAAAACAGAGTCCCCAAAATTGTTAAAAACGATGATACAATCTCATCAATTGAGACTCTTTGTCCAACAGGAGCAATTTATAAAGACAAATCAGGGTATTCAATAGACAAATTTAAGTGTATAAAATGCAATTTCTGTGTTGAAATAGCTCAAAAGTATTTCAATTTTTAAATTAATGATAGAAGACCAAAAAGAAAATACCTGCTAAGATTAATTCAACTATCGTTATTGGAGCAACCTTAGTAATGTAGTCCTTCCATGTAACTTCAATGCCAGCACTTTTAAGGATAGAAAGTCCAACAACGTTTGCGGAAGCACCAATCGGGGTCATACTACCTCCCACATCGGTTCCAAACGCTGTGATTAATGCCATACTCACAACACTCAAAGATACTTTACTCGCAAGTGATTTAATTAAAGGAACCATTGAAGCAGCAAAAGGCACGTTGTCTATAAAAGCGGATAAAAATGAGGAGGAAAAAAGCAAAACAACCTTTGTTAAAATAATACTTCCTTTGGTAAATTTAATAACTGCGCCTGCAAGTATGTGAATTACACCCGTCACTTCAAGGGACCCTACAATAACAAATAAAGTGATAAAGAAAATAAGAACTTCCCAATCTATGTTTTCCCAAATATCTTCCACTCTATGCCCATTTAAAAAAAGTAATAGAGCTGCACCTATAATACCTACATTTCCAACTGGAATGCCAAATTTGTTATGTGTAAAAAGAAGAACCACTACAAGAGCAAAAACAATTATTCCAGTTAAGAACATGTAATAATCTTTTATCTGTTTAGATGGTTCTAAGTTATTGATATACTCGGCATCAAGAACTTTTGCTTTTTTTAATCTGCTCATGTTTACAAAAGTAAATAGAAAACCATTGAGAATAAGTAATAGAAATACAAGTGGAGTTAGATTTGCTAAAAATTGTGCAAGAGAAATACCAAGACCTGTCCCAATAATTATATTTGGCGGATCGCCCATCAAGGTTGAGGAACCACCAAGATTTGATGCCGTTATTTGTGAAAGCACAAAAGGGACTGGATCCGTATCAAGTTTTTCAGAAATACTGATTGACAAAGTCGCCATAAAAAGCATAACTGAAATGCTATCCATAAAAGCAGCTAAAATGCCTGTAAAAAATGAAAGAGAAAAGAATATTAAAAATGGATTCCCTCTTGTCATCTTAACTATGTAAGTGCTTACGAAGTCAAAAAACCCACCCTTAACAAGAACATGCACAATTATAAACATGCCGAGAATTAAACCCATTGCATCCCAGTTAACCAACGACACAACTTGAGTTTCTTTAACAATTCCTAAGATAAAAAGTAGAACTGCCCCACTTAAAGTAATTATCGTGCGTGGCAATAGTTCTCCAATTATAACAGCATAAACCAAAACAAAAATAATACTTGCAATTATTGCATAGTTTGACATATTTGCCTCCATATACTAGTCGCAAATAAGTAATAATGGCTTTGGTAAAAAGGCGATAAGAATTTTAAGTGTCGGGTCTAATGAAAATGTTTTGAATATTGTTCTCATCTTATAAGTTGGTCTTGGGCTGCCTCTTGAACCAATGATTATATCGTTAAACTCTGATCTTTTCAGTATAGAATTTATTTCACTTTCTTCTGAAAATTCTATTTTAGGTGTAATATTATATGTCTTTAAGATGTCTTTTGCCTTTTCAGCAATGCGATCTTTTGGCTCGCGAAGAATAAGAACCTCAACCTCAGATTTCCAATAAGAAGCAAGTTTACCTGTTTCTTCTGTTGCAATTTCAGAATATTTACTTCCAGAAGTTGGATGTAAAATTTTTTCAGGCTTTTTTAATTCAAGATTTTCGCTTAAAAGCAGAACAGGTATGCGAGAGTTAACAAGAAGATTGTAAGTAGTTGACCCAATTTTAATTTTATTAACACTTTTCCCAGCATGGGTCTCAAGAACAATTAAATCTACTGATTTTCTCTTAGCATAACTTAACAGAACAGATACAGGATCACCTACAAGAATCTCAGACTGAAATTTAGCATTTTTACTTTCAAGGAAAAGTTCAATTTTATTTAGAGATTCTTCACTTAAATTTTTCATTTCATTTAAAACGGTTTTCGAATAATAATTTGCAAAATAACCAAGATTTATAACACTAAGAAGGTAAAGCGTT
Protein-coding regions in this window:
- the prmC gene encoding peptide chain release factor N(5)-glutamine methyltransferase; protein product: MKVSEALLYCSNSLKEVSDSYALESLLIMSYVLNTSKEDVYRKEEEVLDKTQISFLSEIIQKRKQRYPLPYILKNREFMGLNFYIDEGVLIPRQETETLVEIALEQAKDNSVFLDIGSGSGVIAISILYFKESISSVAVDVLDKAIEITRMNAIKHGVINRLNIFKADFKELKFNDHFDFILSNPPYVKTGNLKNLPYEPHIALDGGENGFKFYPKLIEKSYVMLKKGGFVIFEIDPEILDAVLKEMEKFFTNIEVFKDLGGFERFVFGVKYEGRF
- the prfA gene encoding peptide chain release factor 1, translating into MIDKLEKTIERYDELSKLLSDSSVIANQDLFKKYSIEYKELEPIVNTYLEYKKVEKELEDLQELLNAEDESLRELTEEEIEKLQYEKKEILNKIKLLLIPKDPYEGKNIIMEIRAGVGGEEAALFAKDLFKMYLGYADIMGFKTEILDSHETDLGGLKEVIFSISGKEVYKYLKYESGVHRVQRVPETEASGRIHTSTATVSVLPEGDEVEVEINPDDLRIDIYHASGHGGQNVQKVATAIRILHKPTGIIVTCQDERSQLQNKLKAMRILRARLLDLYEQKKEEEITSARRAQIGRGNRNERIRTYNFPQGRVTDHRINLSLYNLEEIMEGNLNELINALMENEKNQLLEEYFGKE
- a CDS encoding thymidine kinase; this translates as MKNKIGKIEVITGCMFSGKSEELIRRLKRAKIAKQKVKVFKPSIDTRYSIVEVVSHAGDKIEAIPISRSKEILDQIDKDTDVVGIDEAQFFDNEIIDVLRKLAKEGIRVVVAGLDMDFRGEPFGQMPFMMAIADEVIKLHAICTVCGEDATMTQRLINGEPASYNDPVVMIGASETYEARCKLHHYVKGGKNDR
- the rho gene encoding transcription termination factor Rho, coding for MEEIYRLTVEDLKAMTARELYKVAQIVKLKNYSHYKKDELVQAIFELISKKGSDYNESTVKEKEDRVVEKETLEKSIYDTSTSEQPKKETGNQLYFKGLFEAHPDGYGFLRANYFPAFTDIYVAPPLIRKFGLRTGDVVSGPVQKPQKEGERYPALVNIDTINGIKVSGFFKRPLFENLTPYYPTERIVLETPNGNLALRVVDLIAPLGKGQRGLIVSAPKAGKTTLMKEIAKSVVKNHPEIYLMILLIDERPEEVTDMKNSVVAEVVSSTFDQPPENHIRVVELALEKAKRLVEVGKDVMILLDGITRLTRAYNLLSTSSGKTLSGGLDPQAIRGPKKFLGAARNILNGGSLTILATALIDTGSKLDQVIYEEFKGTGNMEIVLDRELAEERIFPAIDIKKSGTRREELLYKGDEYQKILTLRRFISSLEPAEALERLFEMLKQTKSNEELLRSIVVDEK
- a CDS encoding cyclodeaminase/cyclohydrolase family protein, with product MYSNLTLKDFLAKLSSSDPTPGGGAASSITSAMGFALLKMVLSVSYKKNSDGKINKLINIVDEYINFSLENATLDAESFDRVMAAYKLPKQTDEEKQLRRNAIEEALKEATTVPFSLIEKLYESSNLIAETSNVCIDSIASDFFTAISLFDTAMSGARSVVLINLKLIKDRDFVKSTFSKLESTKKEFDNLINDLKNKFDAKLKLSEE
- the tilS gene encoding tRNA lysidine(34) synthetase TilS → MEELFEKVKKTILNFKLIEKRDRVLIAVSGGIDSMVLTTILYSLKDDFDIQIGIGTFNHHIRDESNLEVEMVCSYAKTLKIPCYKGEGNVMQYREAYKKTLEEAARDLRFQFLKEIKEKYNYNKIALAHNLNDFVETFLMHLFKGSGTKGLTSLLRNENGIIHPLVEVKRSEIEAFAKKYNLPYCVDLTNFDLSYERNSIRFTLSPLISSLYPNFENHILNTAEILLEENDFLENIAQIDLNAIKVNKDEYSLNLFNLLPLANKRRILFKLLDPFGSFEKIESLIDFLSNEKLRKINIANNLFLIKNGKTFFLTQKTPFTIDKIYTLEIPSTIFIEETNLKIEALFVEKTEIDYSKKDVVYFDFDLLNFPLFLRFRQEGDFVEMDFGTKKLQDIFVDKKIKSNLRHKTPLLIDSKGSILWVVGIVRSKHAKVSESTRKVLALKAIASS
- the hpt gene encoding hypoxanthine phosphoribosyltransferase, whose amino-acid sequence is MHEDIEEILITQEQIKKRVEVLGKQISEEYKDKFPLLVCILRGAFVFLADLVREINIPLSVDFMAISSYGGKTESSGQVKILKDLDTPIEGRHVLIIEDIVDTGLTMDSVIRLLKTRKPKSIKICTLLDKIERRIINVKVDYYGFRIPNSFVVGYGLDYEEKYRNLPYIGILKEKVYKGGLND
- the ftsH gene encoding ATP-dependent zinc metalloprotease FtsH translates to MTPNKNSKNFIVRELIGWIILIGVLFLSSKFLFSNSANQVQTIPYSQFINYVEEKQINNVVIKVQDNYVTLVTGVLSDGQMVQAQPLPFPTTLEVELRKNGINFKVEQSSSTFWNLVLNIVPWIIMIFIWWFLMQRMLGGASGSNQAFSFGKSKAKLFLENRPQITFKDVAGADEVKEEVKEIIEFLKNPLKFSKFGAKIPKGVLLVGPPGCGKTLIAKAIAGEAGVPFFSVSGSEFVEMFVGVGASRVRDLFDQARKFAPCIVFIDEIDAVGRYRGAGIGGGHDEREQTLNQLLVEMDGFDPHTGIIIVAATNRPDILDPALLRPGRFDRRIVVGLPDTKEREEILKLHAKGKPLSNDVNLTAIAQQSAGFTGADLENLLNEAALLAVRKGSEKITQKEIEEAIDKIIAGPEKKSLVLSDEEKEIVCYHETGHAIVTTALPSGDVVHRISVVSRGLALGYNVQLPEKDKYLQKKSELINKIAALLGGRAAEEIFIGEVSTGAANDLERATDIARKMVRAFGMSEKLGPITFGKQQELIFLGKELGEERNYSEKTADLIDAEVKHFVEYAYDKAKKFIEINRNLVEEIVSALKIKETLQGDELKNYLSRVKREEQINTESI
- a CDS encoding endonuclease, with amino-acid sequence MNSKTTSQELKEKNRLILRAFKKLSKSFGKQNWWPADTPFEVIVGAILTQQTSWKNVEKAIEKLKKENLLEANKLFKVDAENLKTFIKEVGFYNVKALRLKAFLNYFNEFYDLDLEKMKKRDLIDLRNELLKVNGIGRETADSILLYALDKPIFVVDAYTKRFSYRFGIIENTNLAYDKIREIFENALKENSLESTLENNKEMHALIVELSKRYCKKVSNCSACVLNKECPKKGSVYEFS